CGCAAAGTGGCCCGTTTCGAACATCAGCACGTGGTCACCGGGGCTCAGCGTATTCGACAGCGCCGCTTCCCATGCACCCGTACCCGAAGCCGGGTAGATCACCACCGGCTGCTGGGTCTTGAAGATCTTCTTGATGCCTTCGAGCACCTTCAACCCGAGCGCGGCGAATTCCGGACCACGGTGATCGATGGTGGGATAGCTCATCGCCCGCAAGATGCGGTCCGGCACGGGGCTCGGCCCCGGAATCTGCAGGAAGTGACGGCCCGCAGGATGAAAGTCGAGCTTCAGCATGGGTCTTCTCCGATTGAATTTTGCATGCAAAAAACTATATCAGACGATCGATGACTAACCCAAGGCAAACGTGGGTTGCTGACACCAGTGTTTACCCGCTATCTTACCTAAAGGGCCGGCTTCCTATAAAATCGCCTCCAATGATAGTGAGGGTTTTTGTATGCAAAATTCGGAATTTGACGCGGATACCGCCAGCAGCCCGCTGATGCCGAAGGTTGAGCGGCAACGGTTGCATGACACCGTAGTTGAGCACATTCGGCGCTTTATCGTCGAAGGCGTACTGGAGCCGGGCAAGAAGCTTAATGAGCGCGAGCTGTGCGAGACGCTTGGCATTTCGCGCACGCCGTTGCGCGAAGCGCTGAAGGTGCTCGCGGCAGAAGGGCTGATCGAGATCTGGCCGAACCGCGGCGCGTCGGTGTCGAAGATGTCGGAGGCGGAGTTGCGCGAGACCTTTGAGCTGATGAGCGGGCTCGAAGCGTTCTCGGGCGAGCTGGCGGCCGAACGTATCACCGCGGCAGAGCTGGCTGAGATCAAGGCGTTGCATTACGCGATGCTGGCGTGTCGCGCGCAGAACGATCTGGCGGGGTACTACAGCCGCAATCAGGCGATTCACGACAAGATCAACGAAGCGGCGCGCAATGGGGCGTTGCGGCAGACTTATATTTCGGTGAACCGACGGTTGCAGGCGCTGCGGTTTCGGTCGAACTTTCAGATTCCGAAGTGGGATCGCGCGGTTCACGATCACGGCGAGATGCTCGAGGCACTCGAAGCGCGCGACGGTAAAAGGCTGAGCGCGATCTTGCGGCAGCACTTGCTGGACAAGCGCGATGCGGTACTGCAGGTGCAGTCGCAGGAGGATGTGGCGGCTTCGCCGCTGAAGGCTTGAGGCAAATCTGGGGCGACGGCCTAGGCTGCTGCTACCGCTGGCGCACGTTTGATCTTCTTGGGGGCATGCTTGCGCGCGTGCCAAAGATCGTAATCTAGCTGCATGCCGAGCCACAAATCGGCGCGACCTCCACGCTCGACGCCGAGCCATTGTTCTATGCGCAGAGCCATCTCCGGCGTGATCCCGCCGCGCTCATTGAGAAGACGGGACAGGGTCACCCGGGAGACTCCGAGTTGCTCCGCTGCCTCGGTCACCGTCAGGTTCAGGGCGGGCAGAATGTCTTCGCGAAGGATGGCCGCGGGATGCGGCGGATTGAACATTTTGGACATAGCTTTAGTCACTAGTGAAATCTGATGTGCCGGACGACTCTCGCACCAATTCGTAGTAGCCGACCCGGCGAACTGATGCGCTAATGATAGTCCCTATAGTCGACCAAGATCGCATCCTCGCGCTGGGCGGTATCGCCGTCGGCGGAGCGATCTGCTTCCTCATCGTAAAGCCGCTTGCCTATCTCGACGACGACTATCTGATGATCACCGCTCCGGTACTCGCCGGCTAGATCACTTATATCGCCGGTGAAATGCTCGATGTCTCCGGTGTCATCGCTACGGTCAGTTGCGGCATGACGCTCGGTTGGTATCGGCTCGAGATTTTCTCCGGCGCGGTACACACGCGCGGCAATGCATTCCGGCGGGTCGTTATCTACTTGACGGAAGCGTTGGCGTTCATTCTGATCGGACTATCACTGCGCGATTTTGAGGTTCCGAATCGAGGTCCCGAAAAACCTCACCTTTGACGTGACACGTGCGATATACACACTACGCAACGCGCAAAGTCCTGGGTGTGAAATACTTCAAGGTGAGACTTTTCGGGACCACTGCAAGTGTGCGTGAAGACATCGGGGTCATCACACGAGCGTGAAGATCAAGTCCCTGGAAATCCTCACCTTTTCGACGTAGTCACAACACCATTCGAGGTCACATTCAATGCCAACCGTCGCCGTCGCGATCTTCCCCGGTGTGCAAGCGCTCGACGTCGCGGGACCCGTGGATGTCTTTTCGGAAGCCAACCTGTTTCTTCCCCCCGAAGCGCATTACCACGTGACCTTGGTCAGCGCCGAGCCAGGTACGTTGCGCGCCTCCAATGGTATGACGCTGGTCGCAGATCGGACCTTCGAGCAGGCCGAGCAAGGCTTCGACCTGGCACTGGTGGCCGGCGGCCCCGCGCTGCCCGAGCACGAGCCCGAGCCGCGCCTGACCGCCTGGATTACCACCGTCGCCGCGCGCTGCAAGCGCTACGGGTCGATCTGCACGGGTGCCTTCGCGCTCGGCCACGCAGGCTTGCTGGACGAACGCAGCGTGACCACCCACTGGCAACACGCCGCGCAACTGGCCGCGCAATTTCCTCACGCACGCGTCGACTTCGACCGCATCTATCTGCGTGACGAACAGCTCGTCACGTCCGCGGGCGTGACGGCCGGCATCGATCTCTCGCTTGCGCTCGTCGCCGAGGATCACGGGCCACGCACCGCTCTCGCAGTCGCCAAGCGCCTCGTCGTATTTGCCCAGCGCCAAGGGGGTCAATCGCAGTTCAGTCCGTATCTGACCGCGCCTGCGGATGAAACATCGGCGGTTGCCAAAGTGCAGGCGCACGTTATGGACCATATCGGCGAAAACTTCACGGTGAAACGACTCGCGGACGTCGCGGGTATGAGCGCGCGCAATTTCGCCCGCGTCTTCGTGCAGGAGACCGGCGTGACGCCACATGAATTTGTCGAGCGCGCACGGGTGGACGCGGCGCGCAAACTGCTCGAGAGCAGCCCGGCGGCGCTTAAGGCGATTGCCTACGACTGCGGCTTCGGCACCGCCGACCGCATGCGCATCGTGTTCATGCGGCGCATCGGCGCTACGCCCATGCAGTATCGGGAGCGCTTCCGCTCGGCGTGAACGGCGCGACGCTGCAGACTCACGGTGCATCGTGAGAAAATGCTCAGCCTCACCTCTTGCCTCAGGCGCTCGCCGCCAATCATCATGACCACATCCATTACTCGCGCCATCGTTACTGGCCATACACGTGGCGTCGGAGCTGCGCTTGCCGAACAGCTGTTGTCGCGCGACATAGCCGTGCTGGGACTTTCGCGTTCGCGCAACATAGCACTCGCGCAACGTTTCCCGCAGACACTCGAAGAAATCGAAGTCGATCTGGCCGATCCTTCGCGAGTCGCGCAATGGCTCGCTGGCGACGCGCTGAGCCGCTTCGTCGACGGTGCGCACAGCGTGCTGCTCTTCAACAATGCCGGTACGGTGCAGCCGGTGGGTCCCATCGACACGCAGGACGCCGGCGCAATCGCCAGCGCGGTAGGCCTGAACGTGGCGACACCATTGATGCTCGCGAGCGCTGTCGCCAAAGTAAGCGTGGCAGCAAGCGACCGGCGGATCGCGCATATCTCGAGCGGTGCGGCGCGCAACGCCTATCCGGGCTGGAGCATCTACTGCGCGACCAAAGCCGCGCTGGATCACCACGCACGCGCAGTCGTTCTCGACACCAATCGCGCACTACGTATCTGCAGCGTCGCGCCGGGCGTGATCGATACCGACATGCAAGCGGAAATTCGCGGCAGCGGCAAAGAGCAATTCCCGTTGCGCGAACGATTCGAAGAACTTAAACGCAACGGCCAGCTGTCTACACCTGCGGCGTGCGCTACCCAGTTGATCGACTTCGTCTTGAGCGATGCGTTTGGAGAAACGCCCGTCGCGGATATCCGCGACTTGACCCAGCGCAGTTGACACTTGCACCGCCTGCGGCGTCCGGCTCCCGAATATCCTCACCATTTCGGCTGCCGGTCCGCGGGCTCGCATCTCAAGCAGTGCGTCTCCGTCAGGCGATTTCTTCACCTTAAGTCACGACATCTCGCGACGCCGTCGCGCTCCCGAAAGTACTCACCTTTGACCTGGCGTCGTCGTTTCGCACCGGGCGTTCTCGCGTGACACGACGTGTCAAGGTCGAGCGAGGCAGCTTCAGATATGGGGACACCCGCACTTTGATTGACGAACCTCCGGGCCGCTCCTAAAGTTCATTGCAAACAGCGCAGCAAGCGTCGCGTTGCAAAGAGCTTGATTGAAGCGCATCAAAGGAGACACCTGTGAACAGTCCCACCAGAAAACCTCTGCGCAGCCAGGCCTGGTTTGGCAAAGCCGATAAGGATGGCTTCATTCACCGCTCGTGGATGAAAAACCAGGGACTGCCACACCATCTGTTCGACGGCCGGCCGGTAATCGGCATCTGCAATACGTGGTCGGAACTCACACCCTGCAATGCCCACTTTCGGGAACTGGCCGAGTACGTCAAGAAGGGCGTCTACGAGGCGGGGGGATTTCCGGTGGAGTTTCCGGTCATGTCGCTGGGCGAGTCGAACCTGCGGCCCACGGCGATGCTGTTTCGCAATCTGGCTTCGATGGATGTCGAAGAGTCGATTCGCGGCAATCCGATCGACGGCGTGATTCTGCTATGCGGCTGCGACAAGACCACGCCTGCGCTGCTGATGGGCGCAGCGTCGTGCAATCTGCCGACCCTTGCCGTCTCGGGCGGTCCGATGCTAAACGGCCGCTATCGCGGCCAGACAATCGGCTCGGGCACCGGCGTGTGGCAAATGTCCGAGCAGGTTCGCGCCGGTACGATGAACATGGAGCAGTTCATTGAGGCAGAAAGCTGCATGAACCGTTCGCGCGGCCACTGCATGACCATGGGCACAGCCTCGACCATGGCCAGCATGGTCGAGGCGCTCGGCATGGGATTGCCGCACAACGCCGCCATTCCCGCCGTCGATGCGCGCCGCCAGGTCCTGGCTCACATGGCGGGGCGCCGCATCGTAGAGATGGTCAACGAAGACCTCACGATGGACAAAATCCTGACGCGTGCGGCCTTTGAAAACGCGATTCGCGCCAACGCCGCGATCGGCGGTTCGACCAATGCCGTGGTTCACCTGCTGGCGATTGCCGGACGCATCGGCGTCGACCTGACGCTGGAAGACTGGGAATACGGCTCCGATGTGCCCTGCCTCGTGAACCTGCAGCCGTCGGGCGAGTTCCTGATGGAAGATTTTTATTACGCTGGCGGTTTGCCTGCGGTGCTGCGCGAACTGGGCCAAGCGGAGTTGCTTCATCGCGATGCCTTGACCGTGAACGGCCGCACGATCTGGGACAACGTGAGCCAGGCTGAATGCTTCGACCGCAAGGTCATTTTCCCGATTGAGGAACCGTTCAAAGCGAAGGCGGGGATCGCGGTGCTAAAGGGAAACCTGGCGCCCGACGGCGCTGTGATCAAACCGTCGGCGGCAACGGCGGCGCTGCTGCAGCACCGAGGCCGCGCGGTGGTATTCGAAAGCGTTGAAGATCTGCACGCACGGATCAACGACGACAACCTCGATATCGACGCCAGTTGCGTCATGGTGCTCAAAGGCGCAGGACCGAAGGGCTACCCGGGCTTTGCCGAAGTCGGCAACATGCCGCTGCCGCCCAAGGTGTTGAAGCAGGGCATTACGGACATGGTGCGCATCTCGGATGGCCGCATGAGCGGCACGGCCTACGGCGCGGTAGTCTTGCACGTCGCCCCGGAGGCGGCCGCGGGCGGTACGCTGGCACTCGTGCAGGACGGCGACATGATCGAACTCGACGTAACGGGACGCCGACTCCATCTCGATGTGGACGACGCCGAGCTGGCGCGTCGCAAGGCGGCCTGGCAAGCGCCGCCGTCACCTGAGCGCGGCTGGTACAAGCTGTACGTGAATAGCGTCCAGCAGGCCAACCTCGGTGCCGATCTGGAATTTCTCGTCGGCTCGAGCGGCGCAGCCGTGCCGCGCGATTCTCATTGAACAGGTGGCTCGACGCCATGGACTCGTCCCGCACCAGCGAACCTCGAATCGCAGGCATCTATCCGATTCTCTACGCGTATTTCGATCGTCACAACCAGCTCGATCGGGAAGCCATGCGCAGACAGATGCAAGCTGTCGTCGGGGCCCGTGCGCCCGGCGTCGCCGTGTTGGGACTGGCGACCGAGGTCAACAAGCTCTCGCGCGTCGAACGCGAGCAGGTCATCCAGTGGGCGATTGAAGATAGCGGCGGCGCGTTGCCGCTCGCGGTGACTGTCAGCGGCACCTCGGTCGAGGCTCAACGCGAACTGGCCCGCTTCGCTGCCGCGCAAGGCGCAAGCTGGCTTATCCTGCAGCCGCCCTCGTTGCCGCCGGGCACCGCGCCTCAACCTGAGACTTTCTATTTCGATTTTTTCGCTACCGTGATGGACGGCTTCGACGTACCCATGGGCATCCAGAACGCTCCCGAATATCTCGGCGTGGGACTCTCGCCCGATAGTCTCGAACGACTCGCCGTGCGATGTCCGAACTTCCAGCTGCTCAAAGGCGAAGGGCCGTCGATCGTGCTCGCGGAGACCATTGCACGCGTCGGCCATCTGATGCCGGTACTGAACGGGCGCGGCGGCCTGGAGTTGCTCGACAATCTGCGCGCCGGCTGCGCCGGCATGATCGTGGCGCCGGACTGCTTCGACTGGCAACAACGTGTCTACGAAGCATTTGCGAACGGCGATGTGGCTCGCGCTGAGACGCTGTATCGCGAGGTGCTGCCCGGCATCGTATTCGTGATGCAGTCGCTCGATACACTGATCTGCTACGGCAAACGGATTGCCGCGTGGCGCATGGATTTCGAGGTACAGCACGATCGCGACACGAAGTTGCTGCCGAGCCGCTTCGGTCTCGAAACAGCTCGGCGCTTTGCGCATACGCTCGGGCCGTTGCCGTGAGTGACGGTTGGCCGGGCCGGTTCATGGCGCGCGGCGTGCAGCGTGCGGTGATCCATGAAAACCAACTGCGTCGCACAGCGCTCGAGCGTTGGCGGCATCGCTCAAACCACGCTCCCGAAAAGACTCACCTTTCGCCAGCAGCGCATTGCGACGGAGACTAAAAAGGCTGCTTTGCTGGCACCCAGCAGTCTCGCCGCTTACTGCGCCGCGTCGTGCTGCGGCGATTTCGCCGGCCGCCCTGTCTTGACCGTTTCGACGGCCGAAATCGCATCGAGCAATCGTGCAATCGGCACCCCTTCGAGCAGCAGCAGACCCGCGCGCAGCAACTCGCTCTTCTTGACGGCCACGCCCGCATCCAGACACTTCTGCTTGAGCGCTGCGAGTTTTTCGTAGTCCGACTTCGGCATGGTGAAGCTGTCGCGGACCACCTTTTCCTTCTTCAGGCGCTTTGCTTTTTGTTCTGCCGTGACGCTATCTGGCTTCGTTTCTACAGACTTGGCTGGCTTCACACGGGGAGTTTTCGGCGCCGCAGCCTTCGGCTTGGCCGGCTTGGCGGTTTTGGCCGCCCTGGCCGCTCTGGCAGGCACCGCGGGCTTTTCCGGCGCCGCAGCGGGGGCAACAGCGGGCCTGGTTCTGCCGTTTGCGCGACTCGATGCGGGAGTGGTTTTCTTGCTCGGCTTCCTGGTGCTGGGTGCGGCCATGGTTATCTCCGGGTGAGAAATACGCAAAACAGTATATATCGTTTATCCCATTTCTCCATTCACAGGGATGGAGGCCGCTACGGCAACGAAGTTGTCCACAGATTCTGTTTGCAAGGGTGTGCATAACTCGCGGGCAAACCACGCAAGTGGTTGAAACGCATGAGGTTATGAGTCCGGCGTCAGGGATGTGCAACGCGCGCTTCGTCGAGGAGCAAATCAGGTTTGATTTTGATCGGCAAGGTGATAAGCATGCCCAGGAAAATCCTCACCGAAGATCGTCGAAAGGTGAAGGCGACACGAGCTTAAAGCCGCACCTCTTCGTTGCGAGCCTTGGCTCCCGAAAAACCTCACCTTCGGGCGCAGCTGCAATTAATCTGCATTCCCAGGTAGGCCTTTAAACAGCAATTGAGATGTCAACGGGTTAAACTCGCGACATGTTTAACGTCGCTGTGCTTTCTGCGGCAGCCCCCGAATATCCTCACCCTCGTCAATTCGGTCTCAGCCGTTTAACCATTGTTTTCAATTGCTTCAGCCCCAGCCACAGCGCCTGAGCCGAGAATCCGTAACACCGCACACGTCTCGTTACAAACCGAGAGAGCTTGTCATATGCGCTCTTTCTAGAATGCGCATGTGCCGATTTCAACCAAGGCGCCCCACAACAATCCGGAGTTGTCTCATGACGTTCCTAAAATCAAAACCGGTCGAAGACCGCGCGCGCTCCTCCCGTCAACGGGCCTCATATTCACGCGTGATGGTACGCACGCTGATCGCTGCCGCGGCGCTCGCCGCAACGGCGCCAGCCGCTTTCGCACAGGTCGTGCTCGTGCCGATTCCTGCTCCGGTTCGCGAATATGCTCCGCCGCCCCGCCCTGGATATATGTGGCACCACGGCTACTGGCAGTGGGAACATGGCCGTTATGTGTGGGTTACCGGTGGGTGGGTCACACAACCGCGTGTTGCCTATGGTGTGTATCCGGCAACGGTGCAACCCGCGCCTGAGCCGCCCCCGCCGCCGCGCGTCGAGCGTCTGTCTGCGGACGCGCTGTTTCCTTTCGACCGGGGTGATGTCAACGACATTCGCCCCGCGGGTCTGCAAGACCTCTCGCAAATCGCGGCACGACTGCGTGCGAATCCTTTCGGTCACGTCGAGGTACGCGGCTATACCGACCGGCTCGGGTCCGATTCCTACAACATGGAGCTATCCAGAAGGCGAGCCGAAGCAGTCAAGGCGGTACTGGTCCAGCAAGGTGTGCCGGCGCAGAAGATTCGCGCCGACGGACTCGGCAGCCAGGACCCCGTGACCCAATGCGGCAATATGGATAACGCGGATCTGGTTCGATGCCTGCAACCGGATCGTCGCGTGGAGATCGTCACGTACGTGCGAGGCTAGCCGCACACACGCAGAAAGCCGGCGCAGGATGCGCCGGCCCATCCATAGCCAAGGCTTATCCTTGAGCAGTGTTGGTGGGCACCGCGATCGAGCCATGCGGTCCGCCGCCGGGACCACCAGGACCACCGCCACCGGGGCCGCCCCAACCTGGGCCCGGTCCCCACCAGCAACCGCTCAGGGTTGCCGTCAACGCAGCCAGGGCCGCTACTATCGCTAACTTTCTCATGCTTTTCTCCTTCGTGAGGTATTGCGAGCACGGATACCGTCGCTTCAGAATCCGTGAAATGCAATGCCCAGAACATATCAACCGACGAAGGATCGCGTTTGAGAACGTAGTTACAAAACCGTACAGAAGTTTGTCGCCAGCGTACGCGGGTATTCGCTGAATCACCCTTGTTTACACACGCTTTAGCAAGACATGAGACATCGTTTGCGCAATCCGATGCTTCTACTTCCTGTTGCTCTAAGTAAGCCGATGTAAGCGCTTGAGTTCGTCTCGAGCAACAACACGCGCTGTTCGGGATCTCCTGGAACTCCTCACCTTATAAGCAGCAACTCCTGGAAGTCCTCACCATCCCGAATCCTCTCACCTTAACCAATACATTGACCAGCGAGCGACCAACGTACGACGCCTTCCACCCGCAACGTACTTCCCGTTTGCACAGAGTCGAACGAGCGTAAAGTCCCGCCACAAATAAAACGGCTCTCACGCCACACCTCGTCGTCTGGCGCTACACCAATCCCCGCTCATGCAATAAACTTCGGACTTGAGCGAATGCGCCGGACATCGCGGATCCGCCCCTTTCGCAAACGTAATTTGCGTCGGGAAGACCACCGCGTAGCCGGCCGTCTATTAGAGAGTCGAAGAAGCAGGATGACCGAGCCCGTCTCGCGGGTGCCCCTCGGATTGGACACGACGTCCTCACGTCGCTGGCCTGTCACAGGCCACCCCAATGCATTGAAGCTGACCGCCGCCTGGCATGCCGCCGCGCTGGCCGGTTGTGCACTCGCGCCGTCATCATGGCCGTGGTGGCTTGCGGGCACCGCCATCAACCATGCCGCTGTCACGGCGGCGGGACTATGGCCGCGCTCATCGGTGCTCGGGCCAAACTGGACCCGGTTGCCGGAGGTCGCAGGCAACGCCAACTCCATCGCGCTGACCATCGACGATGGCCCGGACCCCGTCGTCACCCCGCAAGTACTCGATCTGCTCGATCGACATGGCGTTCGCGCCACATTCTTCTGCATCGGTACGCTGGCCCGCCGTTATCCGTCGCTCACCCGCGAGATCGTGGCGCGCGGTCACGCAGTGGAAAATCATTCGCAGACGCACCGTCACACGTTCTCGGTAAAAGGTCCAATCGCACTGGCCCGGGAAGTGGCAGCGGCACAACGCACGCTGACCGAGCTCACCGGCGAGCGCCCGCTATTCTTCCGTGCGCCGGCGGGTCTGCGCAACGTCCTTCTCGAACCGGTGCTGCAGGCCTTCGATCTGCGCCTCGTGGCCTGGACGAAACGCGGCTTCGACACCCGCGAAACGGATCCCGTGCGGGTCCAGCAACGCTTGCTTGACAGTCTCGCGGCGCGCGACATCCTTCTCGTGCACGACGGCAATGCCGCGACCGCCGCTAACGGCCAGCCTGTTCTGCTCTCTGTCCTGCCTCATGTGATTGAAGCGGCCAGGCAACAAGGGCTTCGCTTTATCACATTACGTCAGGCTTTCACCTCCGAGTAAAAAGTTCGCGACGATTCCGGCTTAATGCCAATTTGCTTCGCAGTACGCGTTAAACCTCGTCAGTATCGGCCGAGGCAGATTATTTCTATTCCCGGCCCTATATAATTCGCGCAAAATGCCGTTAACGTACCTATCGATAAACACGCTGTATCCGTGCTGCACATCGTTAGGGTCCGTAACGCGCTGTCTTTTAACGAAATTTGCCAATTCGTTCTGACGGCTAAACCCGAAGCAGTTGCAGCCTCAATATAAGAACACCGATATGCCCGATTTGCGCTGGACCATGCCGGTAGCATACTGGTCCTTCTGGTCCCCCATGTCCGCGACGAAACCCGATACAGGTTTTATTGAGCCGATGGTGCGTCGACGCCTGAGCTCCCTGTCAAAGGCGGCGCTCAAGGTAGCGCACGACTGTACGGACGGGAAACAGGCCATACGCATGGTGTTCGCATCGCGACACGGGGAGTTGCGGCGCACCACCGACATCCTGCGCAACATCACCGCGGCCGAGCAGGTCTCGCCGAACGCCTTCAGCCTGTCTGTCCTGAACGCCATGTCCGGCATCTTCGGCATTGCGCGCGGCGACCGCTCGCCCGCGACGGCCATCTCGGCTGGCCCGGAATCGCTAGGCTACGCGTTGCTCGAAGCCTACGCGCAACACATGCAGCAGCCCTCGCCGCCAGTGCTGGTCGTCTATGCCGACGAGCCCGCCGATGCGGTGTACGGCAACGTCGCGGACGAAATCCAGGAAGGCGCCCTCGCAATCCTGGTCGACGCAGACACCGCCCAAGGTCACCTGGAATGCGCCGTCAGCGGAATGGACGAGGCAAACGGGGCCGATCCGCGCCTTTCCACACAAAGCGAGGCGCTTGTCCGCTGCCTCGACTCCCGCCAGCCCGCAGCGTGGCAAAGCGCGAACGTCAGCTGGCAATGGAGA
The sequence above is drawn from the Paraburkholderia phenazinium genome and encodes:
- a CDS encoding GntR family transcriptional regulator, encoding MQNSEFDADTASSPLMPKVERQRLHDTVVEHIRRFIVEGVLEPGKKLNERELCETLGISRTPLREALKVLAAEGLIEIWPNRGASVSKMSEAELRETFELMSGLEAFSGELAAERITAAELAEIKALHYAMLACRAQNDLAGYYSRNQAIHDKINEAARNGALRQTYISVNRRLQALRFRSNFQIPKWDRAVHDHGEMLEALEARDGKRLSAILRQHLLDKRDAVLQVQSQEDVAASPLKA
- a CDS encoding HigA family addiction module antitoxin; the encoded protein is MSKMFNPPHPAAILREDILPALNLTVTEAAEQLGVSRVTLSRLLNERGGITPEMALRIEQWLGVERGGRADLWLGMQLDYDLWHARKHAPKKIKRAPAVAAA
- a CDS encoding GlxA family transcriptional regulator is translated as MPTVAVAIFPGVQALDVAGPVDVFSEANLFLPPEAHYHVTLVSAEPGTLRASNGMTLVADRTFEQAEQGFDLALVAGGPALPEHEPEPRLTAWITTVAARCKRYGSICTGAFALGHAGLLDERSVTTHWQHAAQLAAQFPHARVDFDRIYLRDEQLVTSAGVTAGIDLSLALVAEDHGPRTALAVAKRLVVFAQRQGGQSQFSPYLTAPADETSAVAKVQAHVMDHIGENFTVKRLADVAGMSARNFARVFVQETGVTPHEFVERARVDAARKLLESSPAALKAIAYDCGFGTADRMRIVFMRRIGATPMQYRERFRSA
- a CDS encoding SDR family oxidoreductase, whose amino-acid sequence is MTTSITRAIVTGHTRGVGAALAEQLLSRDIAVLGLSRSRNIALAQRFPQTLEEIEVDLADPSRVAQWLAGDALSRFVDGAHSVLLFNNAGTVQPVGPIDTQDAGAIASAVGLNVATPLMLASAVAKVSVAASDRRIAHISSGAARNAYPGWSIYCATKAALDHHARAVVLDTNRALRICSVAPGVIDTDMQAEIRGSGKEQFPLRERFEELKRNGQLSTPAACATQLIDFVLSDAFGETPVADIRDLTQRS
- a CDS encoding IlvD/Edd family dehydratase; the encoded protein is MNSPTRKPLRSQAWFGKADKDGFIHRSWMKNQGLPHHLFDGRPVIGICNTWSELTPCNAHFRELAEYVKKGVYEAGGFPVEFPVMSLGESNLRPTAMLFRNLASMDVEESIRGNPIDGVILLCGCDKTTPALLMGAASCNLPTLAVSGGPMLNGRYRGQTIGSGTGVWQMSEQVRAGTMNMEQFIEAESCMNRSRGHCMTMGTASTMASMVEALGMGLPHNAAIPAVDARRQVLAHMAGRRIVEMVNEDLTMDKILTRAAFENAIRANAAIGGSTNAVVHLLAIAGRIGVDLTLEDWEYGSDVPCLVNLQPSGEFLMEDFYYAGGLPAVLRELGQAELLHRDALTVNGRTIWDNVSQAECFDRKVIFPIEEPFKAKAGIAVLKGNLAPDGAVIKPSAATAALLQHRGRAVVFESVEDLHARINDDNLDIDASCVMVLKGAGPKGYPGFAEVGNMPLPPKVLKQGITDMVRISDGRMSGTAYGAVVLHVAPEAAAGGTLALVQDGDMIELDVTGRRLHLDVDDAELARRKAAWQAPPSPERGWYKLYVNSVQQANLGADLEFLVGSSGAAVPRDSH
- a CDS encoding dihydrodipicolinate synthase family protein — encoded protein: MDSSRTSEPRIAGIYPILYAYFDRHNQLDREAMRRQMQAVVGARAPGVAVLGLATEVNKLSRVEREQVIQWAIEDSGGALPLAVTVSGTSVEAQRELARFAAAQGASWLILQPPSLPPGTAPQPETFYFDFFATVMDGFDVPMGIQNAPEYLGVGLSPDSLERLAVRCPNFQLLKGEGPSIVLAETIARVGHLMPVLNGRGGLELLDNLRAGCAGMIVAPDCFDWQQRVYEAFANGDVARAETLYREVLPGIVFVMQSLDTLICYGKRIAAWRMDFEVQHDRDTKLLPSRFGLETARRFAHTLGPLP
- a CDS encoding OmpA family protein, encoding MTFLKSKPVEDRARSSRQRASYSRVMVRTLIAAAALAATAPAAFAQVVLVPIPAPVREYAPPPRPGYMWHHGYWQWEHGRYVWVTGGWVTQPRVAYGVYPATVQPAPEPPPPPRVERLSADALFPFDRGDVNDIRPAGLQDLSQIAARLRANPFGHVEVRGYTDRLGSDSYNMELSRRRAEAVKAVLVQQGVPAQKIRADGLGSQDPVTQCGNMDNADLVRCLQPDRRVEIVTYVRG
- a CDS encoding polysaccharide deacetylase family protein codes for the protein MTEPVSRVPLGLDTTSSRRWPVTGHPNALKLTAAWHAAALAGCALAPSSWPWWLAGTAINHAAVTAAGLWPRSSVLGPNWTRLPEVAGNANSIALTIDDGPDPVVTPQVLDLLDRHGVRATFFCIGTLARRYPSLTREIVARGHAVENHSQTHRHTFSVKGPIALAREVAAAQRTLTELTGERPLFFRAPAGLRNVLLEPVLQAFDLRLVAWTKRGFDTRETDPVRVQQRLLDSLAARDILLVHDGNAATAANGQPVLLSVLPHVIEAARQQGLRFITLRQAFTSE
- a CDS encoding beta-ketoacyl synthase chain length factor, with amino-acid sequence MSATKPDTGFIEPMVRRRLSSLSKAALKVAHDCTDGKQAIRMVFASRHGELRRTTDILRNITAAEQVSPNAFSLSVLNAMSGIFGIARGDRSPATAISAGPESLGYALLEAYAQHMQQPSPPVLVVYADEPADAVYGNVADEIQEGALAILVDADTAQGHLECAVSGMDEANGADPRLSTQSEALVRCLDSRQPAAWQSANVSWQWRWHGRTA